The Flavobacterium piscisymbiosum genome includes a region encoding these proteins:
- the lepB gene encoding signal peptidase I, which translates to MNVSEWIVFILIMQVIHGLSTWKLYLKAGRKPLESFIPIYNLVILMKIINRPRWWVFLLFVPIINLIMIPVVWIETIRSFGKDSKLDIALVLVTLGFYITFLNYTAEKLTYIENRDLKPKSNTEDTIASLLFAIIVATLVHTYIVQPFTIPSSSLEKTLYTGDFLFVSKINFGARTPMTTVALPMVHDSIPLTGKKSYLFSDDATKKETSLLNKFQLPYFRFPSLEKIKRNQIVVFNQPADTLRDMDNFNPDRNYYKPIDKKTNLVKRCVGMPGDSLEIRDGNIYINGKIDKLPASAKAQYNFLVDTKGQTISQDALVHRYGAREGMKYENGDFALTNTGQYFLTLTDKEAAAIANNPVVKGVQKHLSPKGEDGGVFPHIPSLGWNVDNFGPIYIPQKGKTIHLDLKSLPFYKRIITEYEKNTLKIQGNDIIINGKATTTYTFKQDYYWMMGDNRQNSLDARFWGYVPFDHVVGKPVFIWFSWDKDGKGLNKVRWNRVFSVVNGDGEPKSYLIHFLVLVGIYIAATKFIKKKEKKE; encoded by the coding sequence GTGTTTATTTTAATAATGCAGGTTATTCATGGTTTATCTACCTGGAAATTGTATCTAAAAGCGGGAAGAAAACCTTTAGAATCCTTTATACCCATTTATAATTTGGTAATTTTAATGAAGATTATAAACCGTCCGCGTTGGTGGGTTTTCCTTCTTTTCGTTCCTATTATTAACCTGATCATGATTCCAGTAGTCTGGATAGAAACGATCAGAAGTTTTGGAAAAGACTCAAAGCTGGATATTGCCTTGGTTTTAGTAACATTAGGATTCTATATTACTTTTTTAAATTATACTGCTGAAAAGCTAACCTATATTGAGAATAGAGATTTAAAACCAAAATCAAATACCGAAGATACGATTGCTTCTCTGTTGTTTGCTATTATTGTAGCTACATTGGTGCATACCTATATTGTACAGCCTTTTACGATTCCGTCATCATCATTAGAAAAAACATTGTATACCGGAGATTTTTTATTTGTAAGTAAAATAAACTTTGGTGCCAGAACCCCAATGACTACAGTTGCATTGCCTATGGTGCATGACTCCATTCCTTTAACGGGTAAAAAATCATATTTATTTAGTGATGATGCTACGAAAAAGGAAACATCGCTGCTCAACAAATTTCAATTGCCTTATTTTAGGTTTCCTTCATTAGAAAAAATAAAACGCAATCAAATTGTAGTTTTTAATCAGCCTGCAGATACTTTGCGTGATATGGATAATTTTAATCCGGACAGAAACTATTATAAGCCTATTGATAAAAAAACAAATTTGGTAAAACGATGTGTAGGGATGCCGGGCGATTCTTTAGAAATTCGTGATGGAAATATTTATATTAATGGGAAAATAGACAAATTGCCGGCAAGTGCTAAGGCACAATACAATTTTCTGGTAGATACCAAAGGTCAGACTATTAGTCAGGATGCTCTTGTGCATCGATACGGTGCCAGAGAAGGTATGAAGTACGAAAATGGAGATTTTGCCCTTACTAACACAGGACAATATTTCCTGACTTTAACTGATAAGGAAGCAGCAGCAATAGCAAATAATCCTGTTGTAAAAGGTGTTCAAAAACATTTATCTCCAAAAGGTGAGGATGGAGGTGTGTTTCCTCATATTCCTTCTTTGGGTTGGAATGTCGATAATTTTGGACCTATTTATATTCCGCAGAAAGGAAAAACGATACACTTAGACCTCAAATCACTTCCTTTTTACAAACGCATTATAACAGAATACGAAAAGAATACTTTGAAAATTCAGGGTAATGATATTATAATAAACGGAAAAGCAACTACAACTTATACTTTTAAACAAGATTATTACTGGATGATGGGAGATAATCGCCAGAATTCGCTGGACGCAAGATTTTGGGGATATGTGCCTTTTGATCATGTTGTAGGTAAACCGGTATTTATCTGGTTCAGTTGGGATAAGGATGGTAAAGGCCTTAATAAAGTAAGATGGAACCGCGTTTTTTCTGTAGTAAACGGTGACGGTGAACCTAAGTCTTATCTGATCCATTTTTTGGTGTTGGTTGGGATTTATATTGCGGCTACTAAATTTATTAAGAAGAAGGAGAAGAAAGAGTAA
- a CDS encoding RNA polymerase sigma-70 factor, translated as MDINIVLEELQNQNKTVYKNVFNHFYKGLVVYANNFLFDQQTSEDVVQEVFISLWENAKNIEIKTSLKAYLYAMVRNKCLNYLKSIKITDDLNLIDLNSVLTLEDDLDIISEEEKNIVYVQILKVIETFPESMKQIFKLKFIENYKYNEIADELDISVNTVKTQLKRARIRINEAIPLLLLLFFDRL; from the coding sequence TTGGATATCAACATTGTCTTAGAAGAACTTCAAAATCAAAACAAAACTGTTTATAAAAACGTTTTTAATCATTTTTATAAAGGGCTTGTTGTTTATGCCAATAATTTTCTTTTTGATCAGCAAACCAGTGAAGATGTAGTTCAGGAAGTATTTATTTCGTTATGGGAAAATGCCAAAAACATCGAAATAAAGACATCTTTAAAAGCGTATTTGTATGCTATGGTGCGCAATAAATGTTTGAATTACCTTAAATCAATTAAAATTACGGATGATCTTAATTTAATTGATCTCAACTCGGTACTAACTTTAGAAGACGATCTTGATATTATTTCTGAAGAAGAAAAAAACATTGTGTACGTTCAGATTTTAAAAGTCATAGAAACTTTTCCGGAAAGTATGAAGCAAATTTTCAAACTTAAATTTATCGAAAATTATAAGTACAACGAGATTGCTGATGAATTGGACATCTCTGTTAATACAGTAAAAACACAACTTAAAAGAGCAAGAATTAGAATTAATGAAGCAATCCCGCTTTTATTGCTCTTGTTTTTTGATCGTTTATAA
- a CDS encoding FecR family protein produces MEFKLIIKKINDTLSPEEESIFDTWYNESASNRKYFEQVQNNFETTIEDVDLDAAWNVINKKITPQRNKKPYYKYAIAASIALLLGTGIFYFSKPKAEIIQVAEKPQEIAPGGNRGILTLSNGKQIVLSDISAKDTIAKEGEKEEVTIKVSANGVITYIINPNANASKENSNAFNTLSTPTGGQYNIVLADGTKVYLNAVSSIKYPTQFNGDQRIVELDGEAYFEVAKNKNKPFIVKSGEQDIEVLGTHFNVHAYDNESVVKTTLLEGSVVVTYKNQKAILKPGQQSNVSEKNARIAIRDVDTEATIAWKNGRFKFDNADLKTVMRQLERWYGVKAEYRGDVSDVRFNGGTFMNKNLSEVLKVLELSNIKFKVEGKTIIVYP; encoded by the coding sequence ATGGAATTTAAACTGATCATAAAGAAAATAAACGATACTCTTTCCCCAGAAGAAGAATCAATTTTTGATACATGGTACAATGAATCTGCTTCTAACAGGAAGTATTTTGAGCAGGTACAAAACAATTTTGAAACAACTATTGAAGATGTTGATCTTGATGCTGCATGGAATGTCATTAATAAAAAGATAACTCCACAAAGAAATAAAAAACCTTATTACAAGTACGCAATTGCTGCATCTATAGCTTTATTGCTGGGTACGGGAATATTTTATTTTTCAAAACCCAAAGCAGAAATTATTCAGGTTGCCGAGAAACCACAGGAAATTGCTCCCGGAGGAAACCGCGGTATTTTGACACTTTCTAACGGAAAACAAATTGTGCTGTCTGATATTTCGGCAAAAGATACCATTGCCAAAGAAGGGGAGAAAGAAGAAGTAACCATTAAGGTGAGTGCCAATGGAGTGATCACGTATATCATCAACCCAAATGCCAATGCCTCAAAAGAAAATTCAAACGCATTTAATACGCTTTCTACGCCAACCGGAGGACAATACAATATTGTTTTGGCAGATGGAACCAAAGTATATCTAAATGCAGTTTCATCTATTAAATATCCAACACAGTTTAATGGAGATCAAAGAATCGTAGAGCTGGACGGAGAAGCTTATTTTGAAGTGGCCAAAAATAAAAACAAACCATTTATTGTAAAATCAGGCGAGCAGGATATAGAAGTTTTAGGAACTCATTTTAACGTGCATGCGTATGATAATGAATCGGTGGTAAAAACGACCTTATTAGAAGGTAGTGTAGTGGTAACGTATAAAAATCAAAAAGCAATTTTAAAACCGGGACAACAATCGAATGTATCTGAAAAAAATGCCAGAATAGCAATTCGGGATGTTGATACAGAAGCAACTATTGCCTGGAAAAATGGCCGTTTTAAATTTGATAATGCCGATTTAAAAACAGTAATGAGACAATTAGAACGCTGGTATGGTGTAAAAGCAGAATACCGCGGCGATGTTTCGGATGTAAGGTTTAACGGCGGTACGTTTATGAATAAAAATTTATCTGAAGTGCTTAAAGTACTTGAGCTTAGCAATATAAAATTTAAGGTCGAAGGAAAAACGATTATTGTATATCCCTGA
- a CDS encoding SusC/RagA family TonB-linked outer membrane protein, protein MKFNLQPKKPYKRLRGKTPGLNFSHYLGVFSVVIMLFCSFTGQAQNVTINFKGAPLETVLKEVAKQANYEVFYTQKLLKDSKPVTINVKNANVKETLNQIFNAQNLKYTITNQTIVVTAVKEKAESLGNGLTDIIGKVINNKGEPYPGVTVNITGTNKTTVTDFDGSFSFHDVPAEGIIEVFGLTIEKKSFAIGGRNILSLIVEDKIAAMKEVVVTGYQTLSRVQSTGAIAQVSEKVLNENINGNLSGALEGRVAGLMFQKNVTGSAADKPILRGMGTFSNTVGYSPLIVIDGLPTELTLDEINPYDIESVNVLKDAAAASIYGSRAANGIIVLVTKKGNGALKVTINSDFFISTKPNLRDMNYASTSDLIDLEQSVYNRERARFTNTANMFSSYGDIGNSSMKYYSPLYQLNRDLEDGKISNTDYSSTIAQWRKNDYNKDYRDNVWQDEFRQRYNITFSGSTRKQNTYVSLNYDDSKGRIKYNTNNTFNLYAKSSFQVNNWLEATVGINGTLSNQDVTDASYGNYDIQKRYERITDDNGNLVISPFVGISDGFTSGGVINPAVAAKINSLSGFKPVTFNVLNSLQEGILQQKSLSLRAFANIKAKLWRGLSYNTQFQYEVKRNDNEQFNDINSYKMRYAINSLTGYNPATNAYTYVDGFSTGGRYKQLSSQVSSYTFRNQLDYTQEFSEGKHSINAAAGFEMRETNVPRNIEQLRYGYDPVTLTSAVINNLALSQTGVASYIYGNNKTLGTVSRAQTEVLHRYFSFFSTLNYTFLSKYNVTGSYRVDRADLFGVDPKYKNRPLWSAGLGWNISNEDFMKEIKWVTSLKLRATYGINGNIDQSTTPYVTATRKNDVLYQSLQYINITAQPNPMLRWEKTQSTNFGVDYSLFRGKLNGSMDVYRKYSSDLLATTDLDPTVGALTRRINAGALQNKGAEFSVGSEWYNNGNFKIASNVIFGLNKTTVKKVTRAQSTASVYVSSPIDYFLENEVYNSVYAYKYGGTVNGYPFVLDENGNPSVTFDTNGNPVATSIKTINSPDALVNMGSLTPTYTGSLSQKFSYRQFDFNMLFVFSGGNVMRKETIDMSSDAVNLSGIADRYTDSNQNGNTRLYVDFDESVRNYAGTISSQWRNSDVNVVDGDYIKLRNISLSYNLPKNIAGKMKIASAKFTLQMNNIWYWSAAGNHIDPEVYSANSGTRNLPLPKTYLLGFNLTL, encoded by the coding sequence ATGAAATTTAATTTACAACCAAAAAAACCTTACAAGAGACTTAGGGGGAAAACTCCGGGACTTAATTTTTCTCATTATTTAGGAGTGTTTAGTGTCGTGATTATGCTGTTTTGCAGTTTTACAGGTCAGGCACAAAATGTTACAATTAATTTTAAAGGCGCACCACTTGAAACGGTACTGAAAGAAGTGGCAAAACAGGCCAACTACGAAGTTTTTTACACGCAGAAATTGCTAAAAGATTCAAAACCTGTCACTATTAATGTTAAGAATGCGAATGTAAAAGAAACGCTGAATCAGATTTTTAATGCTCAGAATTTAAAGTACACGATTACCAACCAAACCATTGTGGTTACTGCAGTAAAAGAAAAGGCGGAGAGCTTGGGAAACGGATTAACCGATATAATCGGAAAAGTAATAAATAACAAAGGCGAACCCTATCCCGGAGTAACTGTTAACATTACAGGTACAAACAAAACAACTGTAACCGATTTTGATGGAAGTTTTTCTTTTCATGATGTACCCGCCGAAGGTATCATTGAAGTATTTGGATTGACAATTGAGAAAAAATCTTTTGCCATTGGCGGACGTAATATTTTATCCTTAATTGTTGAGGATAAAATAGCGGCAATGAAAGAAGTTGTAGTAACTGGTTATCAAACGCTGTCAAGAGTACAATCTACGGGGGCAATCGCTCAGGTTAGTGAAAAAGTCTTAAACGAAAACATCAACGGTAATTTATCAGGCGCGCTGGAAGGCCGTGTGGCAGGATTAATGTTTCAAAAAAATGTAACCGGTTCAGCAGCAGATAAACCTATTTTACGAGGTATGGGAACTTTTTCTAATACAGTAGGTTATAGTCCGCTTATTGTAATAGATGGTCTTCCTACAGAATTGACTCTGGATGAGATTAATCCTTATGATATCGAAAGTGTAAATGTTCTTAAAGATGCAGCGGCAGCTTCTATATATGGTTCAAGAGCTGCAAATGGTATTATTGTTTTGGTTACTAAAAAAGGAAACGGTGCTTTAAAAGTGACCATCAATTCTGATTTTTTTATCTCTACAAAACCCAATTTAAGAGATATGAATTATGCTTCGACAAGTGATTTGATCGATTTAGAGCAATCTGTTTATAATAGAGAAAGAGCAAGATTTACCAATACGGCGAATATGTTTAGCAGCTACGGCGATATTGGAAACAGCAGCATGAAATATTATAGTCCGCTTTACCAACTCAACAGAGATTTGGAGGACGGGAAAATCAGCAATACAGATTACAGCAGTACTATCGCTCAATGGAGAAAGAACGATTATAATAAAGATTATCGCGATAATGTTTGGCAGGATGAATTTAGACAACGTTACAATATTACGTTTTCAGGAAGTACAAGAAAACAAAATACGTATGTCTCATTAAATTATGATGATTCAAAAGGTCGTATCAAATACAACACAAACAATACATTTAATCTTTATGCAAAAAGCAGTTTCCAGGTCAATAACTGGTTAGAAGCAACCGTTGGAATCAATGGAACTTTAAGTAATCAAGATGTTACAGATGCCAGTTATGGTAATTATGATATTCAAAAAAGATACGAGCGTATTACTGATGACAACGGTAATCTTGTAATATCGCCATTTGTTGGTATTAGCGATGGATTTACTTCCGGAGGTGTTATTAATCCGGCTGTAGCGGCAAAAATAAATAGTTTAAGTGGTTTTAAACCGGTTACTTTTAATGTTTTAAATTCACTTCAGGAAGGAATTTTACAACAAAAATCGCTAAGCTTAAGAGCTTTTGCAAACATAAAAGCCAAGTTGTGGAGAGGCTTAAGCTATAATACACAATTTCAATACGAAGTAAAAAGAAATGATAACGAACAATTTAACGATATCAATTCTTATAAAATGCGTTATGCTATTAATTCCTTAACAGGATATAATCCAGCTACAAATGCCTATACTTATGTAGATGGTTTTTCTACCGGAGGAAGATACAAACAACTTAGCAGTCAGGTAAGTAGTTATACTTTTAGAAACCAATTAGATTACACTCAGGAATTTAGTGAAGGAAAACATTCTATCAATGCGGCAGCTGGTTTCGAAATGAGAGAAACCAATGTTCCTCGTAATATCGAGCAGTTAAGATACGGTTACGATCCCGTTACGCTTACTTCTGCGGTAATCAATAACCTTGCACTTAGTCAAACAGGAGTTGCAAGTTATATATACGGAAACAACAAAACTTTAGGAACAGTATCCAGAGCACAGACTGAGGTTTTACACCGCTATTTTTCGTTTTTTAGTACTTTAAATTACACCTTTTTGTCTAAATATAATGTAACGGGAAGTTACAGAGTAGACAGAGCAGATTTGTTTGGAGTAGATCCTAAATATAAAAACCGCCCTTTATGGTCTGCAGGTTTAGGATGGAATATAAGTAACGAAGATTTTATGAAAGAAATAAAATGGGTTACTTCGTTAAAACTTAGAGCAACTTACGGAATTAACGGAAATATAGATCAGTCTACAACTCCGTACGTTACCGCTACAAGAAAAAATGATGTCTTATACCAATCTTTACAATACATCAATATCACAGCACAGCCAAATCCGATGTTGAGATGGGAAAAAACACAGAGTACCAATTTTGGTGTAGATTATAGTTTGTTTCGTGGAAAACTAAATGGTAGTATGGATGTGTATCGTAAATACAGTTCAGATTTATTAGCTACAACCGATTTGGATCCTACCGTTGGGGCCTTAACCAGAAGAATTAACGCCGGAGCTTTGCAAAATAAAGGTGCCGAGTTTAGTGTAGGTTCTGAATGGTACAATAATGGTAATTTCAAAATTGCATCGAATGTAATTTTTGGATTGAATAAAACTACGGTTAAAAAAGTAACCAGAGCGCAATCGACTGCTTCAGTATATGTTAGTTCGCCAATCGATTACTTTTTAGAAAACGAAGTTTACAATAGCGTATACGCTTACAAATATGGAGGAACAGTTAACGGATATCCTTTTGTTTTAGATGAAAACGGAAATCCGTCAGTTACTTTTGATACTAATGGTAATCCGGTAGCAACTAGTATAAAAACAATAAATAGCCCTGATGCTTTGGTAAACATGGGAAGCCTTACACCAACTTACACAGGTTCGTTATCTCAAAAATTTTCTTATAGACAATTTGATTTCAATATGTTGTTTGTTTTCTCAGGCGGAAATGTAATGCGTAAAGAAACAATAGATATGAGTTCTGATGCTGTAAATCTTTCCGGTATTGCAGATCGTTATACAGATTCAAATCAAAATGGTAACACTCGTTTGTATGTAGATTTTGACGAAAGTGTTAGAAATTATGCAGGAACTATCAGTTCTCAATGGAGAAATTCGGATGTAAATGTTGTAGATGGTGATTATATCAAACTAAGAAACATTTCTTTAAGCTATAATTTGCCAAAAAATATTGCCGGTAAAATGAAAATTGCTTCTGCTAAGTTTACGCTTCAAATGAATAATATCTGGTATTGGAGTGCAGCCGGAAATCATATTGATCCAGAGGTTTATTCGGCTAACTCAGGGACACGTAATTTACCATTGCCTAAAACGTATTTATTAGGATTTAATCTTACTCTTTAA
- a CDS encoding RagB/SusD family nutrient uptake outer membrane protein, producing MKHIYIIVLSLMMLTVTSCEEYTDVTPKGALVIETAAQFYEMVSLPNRGYPINNFQYLSDDQWMREANVVGRTPNIDIINFTFDEATDRVSLLTGSSFYNQAYNYINRWNTIITLVDNSKGDESTKQLAKAEAKINRAYDHFLLINTYAKAFDPQTAATDGGICIMDKYDLEAQPSKSTVAQVYDFIQKDIEEALPYLQEKPLDVYHPSLAFAYAFKAKVHLFKREIASAQAAAEKSLSYNNQIFDMVAYNTQGGPNVVAVPASNNVEVLSYQYMTGYNEMNFAQSYIISPELRTLFGTNDARFNLFFNSTSTTNLDQGSNTAYWATVYTKFFYSTVGMKTTEVYLMLAECYAREDKFADAVDVLNKIRAKRILSGTINLEVPTTRKETMTLVINERRKELLLGFNRFFDLKRLNNETDYAKTITRVFPIVNKTVPQKTYTLQPNSRLYIIPFPLSILSKNPKLTLNTNEKVPF from the coding sequence ATGAAACATATATATATTATAGTGCTGTCGCTAATGATGTTAACTGTAACATCTTGCGAAGAATACACAGACGTAACGCCAAAAGGCGCTTTGGTTATCGAAACCGCTGCACAATTTTACGAAATGGTATCATTGCCAAACAGAGGGTATCCAATCAATAACTTTCAGTATTTGTCAGACGATCAATGGATGAGAGAAGCCAACGTAGTAGGAAGAACTCCAAACATCGATATTATCAATTTTACTTTTGATGAAGCTACAGACCGGGTTTCCTTATTAACAGGTTCAAGCTTTTACAATCAGGCGTATAACTACATCAACAGATGGAATACGATTATTACATTAGTCGATAATAGTAAAGGAGACGAAAGTACCAAACAATTAGCTAAAGCTGAAGCTAAAATTAACAGAGCATACGATCATTTTTTGTTAATAAACACTTATGCAAAAGCTTTTGATCCGCAAACTGCCGCTACTGATGGAGGTATTTGTATCATGGACAAATATGATCTGGAAGCTCAGCCATCAAAATCTACAGTAGCGCAGGTTTACGATTTTATTCAGAAGGATATTGAGGAGGCGTTGCCGTATCTTCAGGAAAAACCACTTGATGTTTATCATCCTTCATTAGCATTTGCTTATGCGTTTAAAGCTAAAGTTCACTTGTTTAAGCGCGAAATCGCGAGTGCTCAGGCAGCTGCAGAAAAATCACTAAGTTATAACAATCAAATATTTGATATGGTTGCCTACAACACACAAGGCGGACCAAACGTAGTAGCGGTACCGGCATCAAATAATGTAGAGGTATTGAGTTATCAATACATGACAGGTTATAATGAAATGAACTTTGCCCAAAGCTATATTATAAGCCCGGAGCTAAGAACTTTATTTGGTACTAATGATGCCCGTTTTAATTTGTTTTTCAATTCTACCAGTACAACAAATCTGGATCAGGGGTCAAATACGGCATATTGGGCAACTGTATATACAAAGTTTTTTTATTCTACAGTAGGAATGAAAACTACCGAGGTTTATTTAATGCTGGCCGAATGTTATGCCAGAGAAGACAAATTTGCTGATGCGGTTGATGTTTTAAATAAAATCAGAGCAAAACGTATTTTATCAGGTACTATAAATTTAGAGGTTCCAACAACCAGAAAAGAGACTATGACGCTTGTTATAAACGAACGCAGAAAAGAATTGCTTTTGGGTTTTAATCGTTTTTTCGATCTAAAAAGATTAAACAACGAAACAGATTATGCAAAAACCATTACAAGAGTTTTTCCTATAGTAAACAAAACAGTTCCGCAAAAAACGTATACGTTACAACCTAATTCAAGGTTATATATAATACCATTTCCTTTATCTATTCTGTCAAAAAATCCAAAGCTTACATTAAACACCAACGAAAAAGTTCCATTTTAA
- a CDS encoding zinc-dependent metalloprotease: protein MKKLLILTIMLVLHQHGFAQTPVEKKADSTSTQPKGLQPYDKIIKEGAKSKSGLFTINQVETKFYFQIPDSLFNRYMIVITRYLATPEGFGRFGGEKANEQTIYFEKGANNTVYLRSLQYRQDVRNADSMLAKALAGSNENPIVAAFPIKTINPVTGSVVIEVTDAFKKDNAMFSLANQEKTEKKLTSLADDKSFIETIDTYPINIEVKTTKTYTSTTASSGSITLRLNTSIVLLPKTPMRKRFADERVGYFANKYVLFDDDEQRAQTKYIIQRYRLEPKDKDIKKYLSGQLVEPKKQIVYYIDPATPKKWRPYLIAGINDWQKAFEAAGFKNAIVGKEWPEDDKTMSLEDARYSVVRYYASETPNAYGPRVSDPRSGEIIESHVGWYHNVMKLVQKWYMIQVGPLDPRARKMHLDDEVMGQLIRFVSSHEIGHTIGLRHNMGASSATPVEKLRDKKWVEANGHTVSIMDYARLNYVAQPEDNISPEGIYPRIGIYDKWAVEWGYRYFPKTEDEFEEEKILSKMTTDSLAANPKLWFGGEGKEEDPRSQTEDLGDDAALASDYGIKNLKRVVPNLIAWTYQPNDAYDNLSDMHKAVVRQYGLYLYHVLKYIGNNYVTKRTVDEKGMVYQPIPKAKVKAAVDYVGRQLFVAPLWMYPQEIGQLIPLKTADEISDQQNQVLNMLLSSGMLYNINLKSMQFEGAYTVPEFLNDLQQTVWVNFSGNEKQDFYRRSLQRSYVDKLSMLLLPKEVEPGKALNTAQRSDVRLYAKQHIVKLRADVTKLMNTATGLNKEHFESILLEIDKILSKLNKTDI from the coding sequence ATGAAAAAATTACTAATATTAACAATCATGCTGGTCTTGCATCAGCATGGTTTTGCACAAACTCCGGTCGAAAAAAAAGCCGACAGTACCAGCACACAACCCAAAGGTTTGCAACCCTATGATAAAATAATCAAAGAGGGGGCTAAAAGTAAATCAGGTCTCTTTACTATTAATCAGGTAGAGACTAAATTTTACTTTCAAATTCCTGACAGTTTGTTCAACAGATACATGATTGTAATTACCAGATATCTTGCTACTCCGGAAGGTTTTGGTCGTTTTGGAGGAGAGAAAGCCAATGAGCAGACTATTTATTTTGAAAAAGGGGCAAACAATACTGTTTATCTAAGGTCATTGCAATACAGACAAGATGTGCGCAACGCCGATTCGATGTTGGCAAAAGCATTAGCCGGAAGTAACGAAAATCCAATTGTTGCTGCTTTTCCCATAAAAACAATCAATCCTGTTACAGGAAGCGTTGTCATTGAAGTAACGGATGCTTTCAAAAAAGATAATGCGATGTTTTCTTTGGCCAATCAGGAAAAAACAGAAAAAAAACTGACTTCTCTTGCTGATGATAAATCGTTTATAGAAACTATAGATACGTATCCTATAAATATTGAGGTAAAAACGACAAAAACCTACACAAGTACTACAGCAAGTAGCGGAAGCATAACCCTAAGACTAAATACTTCAATTGTTCTGCTTCCCAAAACTCCAATGCGCAAACGTTTTGCCGACGAAAGAGTAGGATATTTTGCTAATAAATATGTTTTGTTTGATGACGATGAACAACGTGCTCAAACCAAATATATTATTCAGCGTTATCGTCTGGAACCAAAAGACAAAGACATAAAAAAATATCTAAGCGGTCAATTGGTAGAACCCAAAAAACAAATCGTTTATTATATCGATCCGGCAACACCCAAAAAATGGAGACCGTATTTAATTGCAGGAATCAACGATTGGCAAAAAGCTTTTGAAGCAGCAGGTTTTAAAAATGCTATTGTGGGTAAAGAATGGCCGGAAGATGATAAAACCATGAGCCTTGAAGATGCGAGATATTCTGTAGTAAGATATTATGCGTCAGAAACACCTAATGCTTACGGACCAAGAGTGAGCGATCCAAGAAGTGGAGAAATCATCGAAAGTCATGTAGGCTGGTATCATAATGTGATGAAATTAGTGCAAAAATGGTACATGATTCAGGTTGGGCCTTTAGATCCAAGAGCCAGAAAAATGCATTTAGATGATGAGGTAATGGGGCAATTGATCCGTTTTGTTTCTTCTCATGAAATTGGGCATACTATTGGTTTACGTCACAATATGGGAGCGAGTAGTGCTACTCCGGTAGAAAAATTGCGAGATAAAAAATGGGTCGAAGCAAATGGCCATACCGTTTCTATAATGGATTATGCACGTCTTAATTATGTGGCACAGCCAGAAGATAATATTAGTCCGGAGGGAATTTATCCGCGTATTGGTATCTACGACAAATGGGCCGTTGAATGGGGGTATCGTTATTTTCCAAAAACCGAAGATGAGTTTGAAGAAGAAAAAATACTCAGTAAGATGACTACCGATAGTTTGGCCGCTAATCCTAAATTATGGTTTGGAGGCGAAGGAAAAGAAGAAGATCCCCGCAGCCAGACAGAAGATCTTGGTGATGATGCAGCGCTTGCCAGTGACTACGGAATTAAAAATCTGAAGCGTGTAGTGCCAAATCTTATTGCATGGACATATCAGCCTAACGATGCTTATGATAATTTATCAGATATGCATAAAGCAGTGGTAAGACAATACGGTTTGTATTTGTATCATGTACTAAAATATATTGGCAATAATTACGTAACCAAAAGAACGGTTGATGAAAAAGGTATGGTATATCAGCCAATTCCAAAAGCAAAAGTAAAAGCAGCTGTCGATTATGTGGGCAGACAATTATTTGTTGCTCCATTATGGATGTATCCGCAGGAAATTGGTCAACTCATTCCTTTAAAAACTGCAGATGAAATCTCAGACCAGCAAAATCAGGTTTTAAATATGCTGCTGAGTTCTGGTATGCTTTACAATATTAACCTGAAATCGATGCAGTTTGAAGGAGCTTATACGGTTCCTGAATTTCTAAACGATTTACAACAAACTGTATGGGTAAACTTTAGTGGAAACGAAAAACAGGATTTTTACAGACGCAGTTTACAGCGCAGTTATGTTGATAAGCTGAGTATGTTGTTGTTACCGAAAGAAGTAGAGCCGGGTAAAGCTTTAAATACAGCACAACGAAGCGATGTAAGATTGTATGCAAAACAGCATATTGTGAAATTAAGAGCAGATGTTACAAAGTTAATGAACACAGCAACAGGATTAAACAAAGAACATTTCGAAAGTATTTTATTAGAAATAGATAAAATCCTTTCAAAACTAAATAAAACCGATATATGA